The Deinococcus misasensis DSM 22328 sequence CCGAGTTGACCGCGCAACTCGCCATCAGGATGGGCTTCGGTGGTGACCACAAGGTAATAACCGCCGGTTTTCACCACATCTTCGTTGATCTTGTGGTCTTTGAAGGTGCAGGTTTTGCCAAACGTGCCGTTTCCGACTTTGCTGGCATCGTTCTGGATTTCCTTCGCGGGATCGAAGGTGCAAACAGCAAGCATGGCACTGTTCTGGCCCACTTTGCCCTGCATGAGTTTGACTCCGGTGACTTTGCCACTCAGGCGGAAGAATTTGCCGTTCAAGGTCAGGTCGTTGCCACTCAATGTACCGTTGGCATAGCCCCAAGCCTCCGAGGTGATTTTGGGAACGACGTTTTCGCCAGACAATTTTGCCAAAAAGATGGGAGTGGTGTTGGGGGCCAGTTGACTGCAGCTCGCCATGAGCAGGCCCAAAACCCCGAGCGCCAGGGTGCGTGATCGCATAAAACCTCCTGAAGATTCTCTTTCACCACTATAGGGTTGCTCCATGCGGATTTTATGTGAGGCATGTGATGGGCACCTCAAGAAGTTTTGTTATAAAAGACACCATGGTTCCTCAATTCAAAGTGGCTGTCGAGGTGGTGGTGAAGCATCAGGGCCAATGCCTGATGTGCCAGAGGCCCACCACAGACGAAGATGCCCCCAGTACGCTGTGCTTTCCGGGTGGCAAAATCGAGCAGCACGAAATCCTGCCCGATGTCCTTGAGCATGTCGCCAGACGCGAAGTCCTCGAAGAAACCGGGGTCCACATTCACAATCTGAAATACGTCTGGAGCACCACGACCCTCCATGGATCTCAGCCTGTCCTGTTCGTGACCTTTCAGGCGGATTTTCTTTCAGGAGAACCCACCCCACAACCCGGAGAAGTGGATGCTGTGCTCTGGATGACCCCCGAGCAGATCCTTGAAGACCCCAGAACCCCCCTCTGGATCCGCGAAACGGTCAGAAGGTGCCAGCCATGACCCCAATGTTTATTGTCAATGTCGAAGTGATCATCCACCATGAAAACCGCTACCTCCTGACCTTAAGGAGCACCAGAGAAGCCCATGCAGGCGGGCTCCTGTGCTTTCCGGGCGGCAAAGTGGAACAGCACGAAATCCTGCCCGATGTCCTTGAGCATGTCGCCAGACGTGAGGTTCTTGAAGAGGTGGGCCTTGAGGTGGGTGACCTGACTTATCTGGAAGCCAACAGCTTTCTGGCTGGAAACCTGCCTTGCATCAACGTGGTGATGATGGCCCCTTACCAGAGCGGAACCGTGACTGTGCAGGAAGAAGAAGTGACCTCTGCCTGCTGGCTCACCCTGACCGAAGCCCTTTCCCGTCCTGAAACCCCACCCTGGATTCAGAACAGCCTGAAAAAAGCCGAGGCCAGACGTGCAATTCGATGAAACCTACACCCTTTACCCCACCGCCAGAGCGGCAGGATGCCTGATTCTGGACGCACAAAGACGCATTTTGCTGGTCCAGCAAGCCAAAGCACCCTTTCAGGGCCTCTGGCACCTACCCATGGGCACCATCGAAACCGGAGAGGCCCCCGAGGAGGCCGCAAAACGTGAAGCCCTCGAAGAAGCCGGAATCCGGGTGGAATTGCAGTCCTTCCTCAACACCTACCTCGGGCGGTATTCGGATGGTGGACTGGTGCAGCGTTTCGTCTGGCTTGCGGTTCCTGCAGCAGGGGAGACCTTGCCCACAGAACCCACCGATGAAATTCTGGACCGCAGGTATTTCAGCCAAGCAGAATTTCTGGAGTTGTACCAGCAGGGAAAGGTCAGGATGCATCACACGCTTTTGGCGTATGAGGAGGGGTTGGGGAGGTGGGATGCCGAGGGCCCAGAGCCGAGGGCCGAGGGCAAAACGCTTTAGCAAAAGCATTCAGGGCGAGGCATACCTCGCCCCTACAGACACATCCCTTGACGATTTTTACGGTGTAGGACATCATGCTCTCGGCTCTTGGCTCTCGGCTCTCGGCTCTCGGCTCTCGGCTCTCGGCTCTCGGCTCTCGGCTCTCGGCTCTCGGCTCTCGGCTCTCGGCTCTCGGCTCTCGGCT is a genomic window containing:
- a CDS encoding NUDIX domain-containing protein, with the protein product MQFDETYTLYPTARAAGCLILDAQRRILLVQQAKAPFQGLWHLPMGTIETGEAPEEAAKREALEEAGIRVELQSFLNTYLGRYSDGGLVQRFVWLAVPAAGETLPTEPTDEILDRRYFSQAEFLELYQQGKVRMHHTLLAYEEGLGRWDAEGPEPRAEGKTL
- a CDS encoding CHRD domain-containing protein, giving the protein MRSRTLALGVLGLLMASCSQLAPNTTPIFLAKLSGENVVPKITSEAWGYANGTLSGNDLTLNGKFFRLSGKVTGVKLMQGKVGQNSAMLAVCTFDPAKEIQNDASKVGNGTFGKTCTFKDHKINEDVVKTGGYYLVVTTEAHPDGELRGQLGYE
- a CDS encoding NUDIX hydrolase, producing MTPMFIVNVEVIIHHENRYLLTLRSTREAHAGGLLCFPGGKVEQHEILPDVLEHVARREVLEEVGLEVGDLTYLEANSFLAGNLPCINVVMMAPYQSGTVTVQEEEVTSACWLTLTEALSRPETPPWIQNSLKKAEARRAIR
- a CDS encoding NUDIX hydrolase, producing the protein MVPQFKVAVEVVVKHQGQCLMCQRPTTDEDAPSTLCFPGGKIEQHEILPDVLEHVARREVLEETGVHIHNLKYVWSTTTLHGSQPVLFVTFQADFLSGEPTPQPGEVDAVLWMTPEQILEDPRTPLWIRETVRRCQP